The proteins below are encoded in one region of Rhizobacter sp.:
- a CDS encoding SDR family oxidoreductase, with protein sequence MPEPRDKPTVQKQRNIQRSQDERDKATKPEAKQKESQPVQAGLREQPTKLPAQHLEKPGLEADLELKPRFLAPDYEGSRKLQGMAALITGGDSGIGRAVAVLFAREGADVAIVYLDEHEDAEETQRHVEHEGRQCVLIPGDVKDSAFCRKAVDEAVKAFGKLDILVNNAAFQEHAASLEDITDERLDETLRTNVHGYFNMARAALPHLREGACIINTGSVTGLEGSPQLLDYSATKGAIHAFTKALASNLIGKGIRVNAVAPGPVWTPLNPADKPAEKVAEFGSQTQMKRAAQPEELSPAYVFLASPVCASYITGIVLPVTGSVGAE encoded by the coding sequence ATGCCTGAACCCCGAGACAAACCCACGGTGCAAAAGCAGCGCAACATCCAGCGCAGCCAGGACGAGCGCGACAAGGCCACCAAGCCCGAAGCGAAGCAGAAGGAATCTCAACCCGTGCAGGCGGGCCTGCGTGAGCAGCCAACCAAACTTCCCGCCCAACACCTCGAAAAGCCTGGCCTCGAAGCCGATCTCGAACTCAAGCCGCGCTTCCTCGCGCCCGACTACGAAGGCAGCCGCAAGCTGCAGGGCATGGCCGCGCTCATCACCGGCGGCGACTCCGGCATCGGCCGCGCGGTGGCTGTGCTCTTTGCCCGCGAAGGCGCCGACGTGGCCATCGTCTACCTCGACGAACACGAAGACGCCGAAGAGACCCAGCGTCACGTCGAACACGAAGGCCGCCAGTGCGTGCTGATCCCGGGTGACGTGAAAGACAGCGCTTTTTGCCGCAAGGCGGTCGACGAGGCGGTGAAGGCCTTCGGCAAGCTCGACATCCTCGTCAACAACGCCGCCTTCCAGGAGCACGCGGCCTCGCTCGAAGACATCACCGACGAGCGCCTCGACGAGACGCTGCGCACCAACGTGCACGGCTACTTCAACATGGCCCGCGCCGCGCTGCCGCATCTGCGCGAAGGCGCCTGCATCATCAACACCGGCTCGGTGACCGGGCTCGAAGGCAGCCCCCAGCTGCTCGACTACTCGGCCACCAAGGGCGCGATCCATGCGTTCACCAAGGCGCTCGCGAGCAATCTCATCGGCAAGGGCATCCGGGTGAACGCAGTGGCGCCCGGCCCGGTGTGGACGCCGCTCAACCCGGCCGACAAGCCCGCCGAGAAGGTGGCCGAGTTCGGCAGCCAGACGCAGATGAAGCGTGCCGCGCAGCCCGAAGAGCTGTCACCGGCGTATGTGTTTCTCGCGTCGCCGGTGTGTGCGAGCTACATCACCGGCATCGTGCTGCCGGTGACAGGCAGCGTAGGAGCGGAGTAG
- a CDS encoding sigma-54-dependent Fis family transcriptional regulator translates to MPHVLVIDDDSDSAETLAMLVATEGMTVATAGSLRDARRQMALQTPDLVFLDLVLPDGNGLELLEDTRSMPQTEVVLVTGHASLDTSIQALRRGAADYLVKPVAPQQLQKLISRISAPCPLQHEAQELEAKLEKEGHFGALWGRSPVMRRVYEQVMRVACTNVTVFVTGESGTGKEVVARTVHDLSRRRARPFLAVNCGAISPQLIESEIFGHEKGSFTGADRQHQGFFERASGGTLFLDEITEMPLDLQVKLLRVLETGTFMRVGSTTVQQTDVRLVAATNRDPMDAVKAGKLREDLFYRLNVFPIALSPLRERAEDIPLLAQHFLDQISKREGQRKQFAPAALQRLQSYKWPGNVRELRNVVCRAYVMATDTLIHDACLPGDPVQAAGVSDKPAVPSLTIQVGTALAEIERRVTLATLEHLGNHKEKTAAALGISLKTLYNRLKEYAALPDSTLANQTAVEEGR, encoded by the coding sequence ATGCCACACGTCCTGGTAATTGACGACGACAGCGATTCGGCCGAAACCCTGGCCATGCTGGTTGCCACCGAAGGAATGACCGTCGCGACGGCGGGCTCGCTGCGCGATGCACGGCGCCAGATGGCCCTGCAAACGCCCGACCTTGTCTTCCTCGACCTCGTGCTGCCCGATGGCAACGGCCTCGAGCTGCTGGAAGACACCCGCTCGATGCCGCAGACCGAGGTGGTGCTGGTCACCGGGCATGCGAGCCTCGACACCTCCATCCAGGCGCTGCGCCGCGGCGCGGCCGACTACCTGGTCAAACCCGTTGCGCCGCAACAGCTGCAGAAACTCATCTCGCGCATCAGCGCGCCGTGCCCGCTCCAGCACGAAGCGCAGGAGCTCGAAGCCAAGCTGGAAAAGGAAGGCCACTTCGGCGCGCTGTGGGGCCGCTCGCCGGTGATGCGCCGTGTGTACGAGCAGGTGATGCGCGTGGCCTGCACCAACGTCACGGTGTTCGTGACCGGCGAGAGCGGCACCGGCAAGGAAGTCGTGGCCCGCACGGTGCACGACCTGAGCCGCCGCCGCGCGAGACCCTTTCTTGCCGTCAATTGCGGTGCCATTTCGCCGCAGCTGATCGAAAGCGAGATCTTCGGCCACGAGAAGGGCAGCTTCACGGGTGCCGACCGCCAGCACCAGGGCTTCTTCGAGCGCGCGAGCGGCGGTACGCTCTTCCTCGACGAGATCACCGAGATGCCGCTCGACCTGCAGGTGAAGCTCCTGCGCGTGCTGGAGACCGGCACCTTCATGCGCGTGGGCTCGACCACCGTGCAGCAGACCGACGTGCGCCTGGTGGCCGCCACCAACCGCGACCCGATGGACGCGGTGAAGGCCGGCAAGCTGCGCGAAGACCTGTTCTACCGCCTGAATGTGTTTCCGATCGCGCTCTCGCCGCTGCGCGAGCGTGCGGAAGACATCCCGCTGCTGGCGCAACACTTCCTCGACCAGATCTCCAAGCGCGAAGGCCAGCGCAAGCAGTTCGCGCCGGCCGCGCTGCAGCGCCTGCAGTCGTACAAGTGGCCAGGCAATGTGCGCGAGCTGCGCAACGTGGTCTGCCGCGCCTACGTGATGGCCACCGACACGCTGATCCACGATGCCTGCCTGCCGGGCGATCCGGTACAGGCCGCGGGCGTGTCGGACAAGCCCGCGGTGCCGTCGCTGACCATCCAGGTCGGAACGGCACTTGCCGAGATCGAACGCAGGGTGACGCTTGCAACGCTGGAGCACCTTGGCAACCACAAGGAAAAGACCGCTGCAGCGTTGGGCATCAGCCTGAAGACCCTCTACAACCGGCTGAAGGAGTACGCAGCCTTGCCGGACAGCACCTTGGCCAACCAGACGGCCGTGGAGGAGGGGCGTTAA
- a CDS encoding PA2169 family four-helix-bundle protein, whose amino-acid sequence MSHDDIVDTLNDLIETSKDGELGFTACAKHVKSGDLRNLFLRRAEECRAAAGELQTLVVEYGGKPDSGGSATGALHRGWVAVRGSLAGYSDHAMLEECERGEDAALGRYRAALKEEALPESVRAVIARQQLGVQANHDQIKRLRDIDKAA is encoded by the coding sequence ATGAGTCACGATGACATCGTCGATACCTTGAACGACCTGATCGAAACCTCGAAAGACGGCGAGCTCGGCTTCACCGCGTGCGCCAAGCACGTGAAGTCGGGCGACCTGCGCAACCTCTTCCTGCGCCGTGCCGAAGAGTGCCGCGCAGCCGCAGGCGAGTTGCAGACGCTCGTGGTCGAGTACGGCGGCAAGCCCGACTCGGGCGGCTCCGCCACGGGCGCGTTGCACCGCGGCTGGGTGGCGGTGCGCGGCTCGCTCGCGGGCTACAGCGACCACGCGATGCTCGAAGAGTGCGAGCGCGGCGAAGACGCCGCCCTTGGCCGCTACCGCGCCGCGCTGAAGGAAGAGGCGCTGCCCGAGTCGGTGCGGGCGGTGATCGCGCGCCAGCAGCTCGGCGTGCAGGCCAACCACGATCAGATCAAGCGCTTGCGCGACATCGACAAGGCGGCTTGA